DNA from Hippocampus zosterae strain Florida chromosome 18, ASM2543408v3, whole genome shotgun sequence:
CTCACtcgcatgatttaaaaaaaaaaaactcaggccGGTGACCCTCAACATCAGGACTCTGGCTTGGATTTCAACCCAGACGCCTCTCTAAATAGACCAAGACCTCATCTTGGGCAACCATTCATAACTTTTGAACCACTCATCCTATTCAGGGTCAAAGTTCAAGCTCAATGCGATCACAGTTGGTTTTGGACAAGATGTGCTTACACATTTCACGGCTTGTACTTTGACAAACTCCTTCGATTCCTATCTGTGGATGCTAAATCTGAAACCACTTGGTCAATTAATCGTTGTTCTTATGTTGTGCGCCAAACTTATTTTCATTTCGGCAAGATGGCGTGTTTTTCTCTCTCCGTCCATCCCTCCTTATCTTCCGCAGAAGCTTTCTGCGGCTGTCCCAAGTCGGCAGACAATAACcgtgactttgtttttcatagCCTCAAGGAGGTTCAGCCATGCTTGTGGAAAACCCTGACCCTGCACTTCACGCAGCCATAAAATACGATGTGGCATCTCCAGAGTGAAGCTCTCCCTAGCGTCTGTAAAAAGCACCACCTGAGAAGGAGAAAGGTTATGTAAAACGCACGAATGAAACTGCAGCCATGGTAAAATGTGCCGTTTGACTCGTATCGAGTCCATTAATGTCCTCCATTTGGTTAAGGCCTTGCATCCTCGGGCTCATTCCCATTCTCTCCAGAATACTAATGCTCCAACGGATACCCGCCGCTATCCTATAAGTAATAGCGCAAGCTCTCtccgttctcccccccccccttcctcccttgTGCTGTCTCAAGGGGGAAGCTGGCAGACGCCTCTGTCGCGAGCGAATAGGGAAGAGCAAGATGCAAGCGTCAAGAGAAAACAGATCACAGGGAGCCGATACGCATGCTGCTGCGGTGGTGAAGTCGGAAAGACTGTCGTCAAGTTTTAAAATGACAGTCAAACCAAATCcagaaaaccacaaaaaaactgaggcaAGAGTAAAATGCTTACATAATTTTTCAGGAAAAATGTTCTTCTAAATTCACGTGGAAATCTTTCAAGACTTTTCGCAAGCTCATCAAACTCTGAtgagtgagcttttttttttttaaatgggacaCCAGCACAGAAATGTACGACATCTCTATATTGTCCACCGATCTGAATGGGAGTGTGAATGGTTCCTGGCCCATATGTCCCCAGTGACTGGCAAGTGACCAGTCCCAGACACCAATGAGGACAAAATGGTGGCATGGATGGCTGCACATCATCTGTAGCTCATTTTATTTGTAGGGTGCTACTTTGAGAATCTATCCAAGTACTGACCCTTAAAGAAATTTTAAAAgcaggagacattttttttttctttaaagcacCTCCGTCGTCAACAATATCCCAACAGATTACAGGTCTTGACATGCGGCCTCATCCTGATTTAAAGTTACAGTGTGTAAAATTTAATGCCATGTGGTGCGCCATGCTGTGATGCACTAATAGAAATCAACACGCAAAATGTCATCACGAATGACTTCTAGTAGTCCCTCAAGTGCGTGGCATTTGTTCCACATGTCGTCGTCCTCATGTTTGCTAAGTTTAAATCCTTGTTAGTGTGGACCACTCCCCAGTTAAGCTCAGAACGACAGCCAATCAGGAAGCGCTTTTGCTCAAAACAGGAACGGCCTCTTGTGCGGCGTGCTCGTATTTAGTCATTTGTCTCCTAAGTCATAAGCCCCCAATAAAAACGACAAGGAGAGTTTGCAGCCACAGTTTAGTTACCAGATAAAACTTGTCTTAAAACTTCACACTATTGATTGTTCTTTGCACATGCTACGGCTCACAAGTCATTCTTGCGTATGATAGGTATGCGGTTTGAGGGCGGAGACTTGCGTCAGTCGATGGATATTGTGACAAACATGGAAAGAGTCACGGGGAAAACGTGCTTCAAATAACTACAATTACCTTGACGTGGCCCTCTTTGACCTCTCCGTACTGGACATGCTTCCTCAGGTGATTGCAGATGGCTCGGATGGTCGTGTGCACCTCAACGCAAAAGTTACAACTGAAGCCTATCGGAGCTTTGTTTGCAGAGCTTTCCTGTCAATGACCcatacacccccccaaaaaaaagcaggtgtCATATGTTTTATTTGGCAACTtcacaaaaaacaatacaaatttgtatcttttgttttgaaacgacTATATGTAGAAAAGTCATCACGGTGGGTATTTGAGGCAAGTGTAACTTCTCTGAACGTGCCAGTTATTGTCAAGTATGCGTCAAGAGACATATAAAGGAATTATTCTGAAATCTTTTATGAATTAATTTCCAAATCCCATTATGTGCTCTACTCCCACTTACAGTGAAGGAGAACATTTATTAATGCCTAAAAGTCATTTCAAGGCGTGTTGGCTGCGTTGTGTATAGAATTAGGAAATGAGACCGTTAATGTGACCGATAGATAGTTTCTTGGTGACATCATACCTATCAAACTAATTATAAAATATTCCGCACGGATATTCCGCATTTTGATAAATATCGGCAtcggctttttaaaaattgatgacCAATATGATTATCAATGTAAAAACTGTTAACTTATATTGTCAGTTAACTTTATAAGAGATGCAAATGATCCTGGCAATTTCTTCAaccttttgtttgaaattaATACAAGGATAAGTGGAGGTTATATTGAAATTCTGAAAAAGTATGTACTGCAGGACACAATAGGGAGCCATTTAAACTTTCACtaacttttaaaatgtaatgttgATCCGGGGAGCTCCCCAAAAAATTTTGTAAGAATTTTAAAAGATGTCTagattaaaagaaataaatttgAAACCTTAGTTGTTCAAAAACGTGTGCTTAGGAGTTTGACTTTTTGTATGTTTGACTTTTTGTATTGAATTTTTATGCCAATATATGCATCCCTatgactgaaaatgaaaattccCCTCAAATACCAGTTACATTGTTGGTCTATTTGACTACTAATAAACGGTATCTCGTCTATCTCAATTATAAATGCATCGAGCAATTTGATGGTGCAATTCCTAAACATGATTGCATTACATTAACATTTCCTTTCCCAAGTCATCATTTCTTACCTTCTCAGACTTGCTGTCCGGTATAGCTGCCGCTTTGTGTTTGCTGAGAAGCTGACGCCTCCTCTCGTGCCTCGTGGCCCGCTTCTGAAATTCATCGTTGTGATTGAGCAGATGCGTCGCGAGCGCGGGGAGGGAAAAGAACTTCAGCTCGCAATGGGAGCACTGGAAGGATTCAGAGGCGTCGGCGTCATCGTCAGGGTCCGGCGAGACGGCAAAGTCTCTCTTGAAGTCCGCCCTGTGGTGGTCGTTGTAGTGCATAGACAGCAGCAGGCCAGTTCTGAAGGACAACCGGAAGCATTTGAGACACTTAAATGGCAGCCAGTCGCCGTCCTGCTCCGAATCGGGGCCATCCTTCAACGCCTCCTGGTCCTCCACTTCCATCGGACTGTCCTCGGGTTTCTCGGGTTCTTTGGCATAGATGACGGTGAAGTAACGACTGAGCTTACTAGCGTGCTGCTTCTTGGGGAAGACACCCGGATGCCGTTTAATATAGTGCGACACAATGCTCTTCCTGCTGAACGCCTGGAAGGGACAAAGAGAACACTTTCGCCTCTCGACGGCCAAGCGGACTTCTTCGCTCATTTCCGAATTCTCCTGCTCGGAGGGGGGCGGTAATATGACTTTGTTGGGTTTCTCGGTCATCGTCTTGGAAGCGGCCAGACAGTGGGTGTAGTAGGCGTCGATATCGTGGCGCTTCTGGTAGTGGGCTGCCAGGCCCTTTCGAATGGGGTTGGTGTACGAACACAGCGCACATTTGAAGACGTTGTTTTTGCCCTCGGGCTGAGCACGGACATTGTTGTGCTTGATACGGTAGTGGCGGGCGATGCCTTTGCGGGTGGAGCAGAAGTATTTGCAAAGCTGACATTTGAACACGGCGTGCTTCTCGGGCTTATTGATGGGTAACTGTGAGAGGGTGAAGTCCACATCGGTGACCTCCTGGACTTTCCCTGCGTTTGATGTATGACTGGCGCTGCATTCCGCGACTGGCTCAGTGTGTTGGCTGACTGAAAAATGCGTCAAACCGGGAGTGAAAATCTCGGTGGCCGACTGATTGTGGTACTTCTCGTAGTGGATTTTGAGTTTCTCCAGTGTCCCGTGCGTGTACGAGCACATTTTACACCGGTACGCGCCGTAGCCCTGCCTCTGAGTCTTGTTCTTGTCTTCTGGCTCATTGGGGTCTGAGATTTGCTCGATGTCGTTTGCAAAGTCCTCCGCTGTGACTTTGACCAACGGGTGTCTTTTCTGGTAGTGGGTGAGGACACCGTGGATGCGGGAGTTCACATAAGGGCAGTGGCGACACTTGTACACGGAGCTAGGGTTGATGTCCGCCTCCTGCGCAAAGTCTGCCGCTTTGACTTTCATACCGGGGTGCTTCTTGCCATAGTGGGTGAGGAGGCCGTGGAGACTGTTGTACTCGGACAGACACACGGTGCACTGATAGGGATTATTCGAAAGGGATAAACGTGGGTGAGCGGGCTGCGGGTTGCTCTCTCGAGGTGGTGTGGCGATGTAGAGAACGCCCTCGTCCTCGACAGATTGGCAATCGAACGACGCGCGTTCTTTAGGAATCTTGTCGACCGAAGATTTTTCATTGATAATATCCAAAATCACAGATTCGTCCCCTTGGATCTCCCAGGGGTGAACTGCCTGGTAGTGACTTGTGATGTCATATACCGTACACGCCTCGAAGGCGCAGTCCCGACATTTGTAATGTTTTGTTTCCGGGTTCCCCCCTTGTTGAGTGCTCTCCGGTCCAGCCCACAGCTTACTGGCCATGTAGGCGTAGTCCACGTTATGCTCCGGGTGGCGTCTTTGGTAATGGAGAAGCAGGCCTTGGGGTTCGGTGTGGGAGTAAATGCACCACTCGCAGTGATAGCCAGCCTCCAGAATGCCGTCTTGGTAAGCCCAAAGTAAAATGGTCAAGGCTGTGGCCTTGGCGGTTGGGTGGTCCTTCTTGAGATGCTTCTTGAGGGCGTAGACATAAGGGGATGCGTAAGGACAGTGTCGGCACTTCAAGGAACGCAGGGGTGCGGCGTCTTCGGGCTCGGGAGGTGCCGTGACGGCGGCGGACGAGACGCCGCTCGACTGCGCGCGCTCCCGCTGGCTCCTGACGATGGCAGTATGACGACGCACGAGGTCGGCGTTAGCTTTCGTTTCCCTGTGCTTCTTCTGGTAATGAATGAGAACTCCTTTGACCGTCCGGTTGCCATAATCGCAGTGCTGACAGAAGAAAAGCTCATCCTCACACTTTTCTCCACTTCCTGGTTTAGGGCTCGAGTGGTTGGAGCCATCGTGGCCATTGTTTGGGAACTGCGTCAGGAACTGCTTCGGTGCTGCGATTTGTAATTCGTCAATTAGCTTGAGCAAGCCCGCGGTGGGTGCGCCATGTTTGATGTATTTGGCCGTCACCTTGACTTCGGGGTGTCTCTTTTGATAATGCACCAAGACACCCACGACAGATTTGTTGCTGTATACGCAGTGTTTACAGTAGAACATGTCCTCGTCTGATCCGTACAGCGCCGCggttgattttttgggggtagtTGATGTGTTTAAGTTGAACGAGGCGTTGGCGACGGGCTGATCCACGACCTTCATCGATTTCTGTATGCGGAAATATGACGCCTTTTGCTCAGGGTGTTTCTTTTGATAGTGGACCAAAACGGAGTGCATGTTGGGGCTGGAAAAAGAACACACGTCGCAATCATATACGACGACACTTCCGGCCATGGAGTCCTTGAGGGGATTCGTGTCTGTGCCTGATTCGGGGGTCTTCGACGTAGTTTTAAGCAGCGGGCTTGAGGATGACCTCTGAGTGGACGAGGCCGAGTTAAACGTTTTGGGGCCCGAGTTTAAGATCTCCCTTAGAGTTTGTGATTCGCCGGACTTGTGCGATTGCTCCACCACGTAACTGGAGAAGATCATTGCATTGTTGATCTTCACCGtgggatgcattctttggtagTGTGGCATTAGGCTTCGCACATTGGGGCTGGTGTATGAACAGAAGCGACACATGTACACCAAATCGGGCTGGTTAAAGTTGAGCACGTTGCTGGCTTCCGGGTGGTGGTCCATGTAGTGTTGATGTAGGTCATTGTAGTTTGTGTACTCAATGTAGCACTCCAAGCAGCGAAAGACGGCGCTCTGGTCCTCAGGGTCCAGGATGTACTTAAAGCTGAATTTGATGTAAGGGTGCATCCTCTGGTAATGGGTGCTAACGCTACGAGCGGACTTGTTATGGTAATCACAGTGTTTACAGTAGAAACGCGCCATTCCAGGGTCCCCGGAGTAGTCGTTGTTCTCTTGGGTAGCCTCTCGACTATCGGTCAGATCACCTGAAATGTTTTCACTGTCGTCGGAAAGAGTCGGGGACAGCGCAAGGCTGCGGGCTTTTGATTTAgggttgctttttcttttccctaTCCTGCCTCCCTTGTGAGATGAATCCCTCGAGTGAGGCTGCAGGATGTTGTACGCAAAGACGGCATTTTTGCCGTCGTGGTTTCGCCCCGCGTTGCTGTTTCGGTCGCCCGCGTCCTCGTCATCGAGATTTATGATCAGCTCCTGCTGGCTTTGGCTTATTTTGCTTTGAAGGTTGCTCGCAATTTCATCAATTCTCGTTCGTTTTTTGACCGAGGACAAATCCAAAGGCAAGTCGTTAATGGACTTCCTGGCGCGTTTACCGCCAACTAAGGGCTTTTTGGTGGCTAGCCCTAAGATGGAGGTCTGGGTTTTTTGTAGACAGGTTGGCGAGGCCGCCGCATCGGTGTCCAGCTGGTCGGCCAACTGACTTTCCGAGACGGTGGGATCCATGTCATCGCAGTAGGAGTGCTTGTGCTGCTGGTGAACCCTCAATCCTTTCAGAGTGGTGGTGGA
Protein-coding regions in this window:
- the znf462 gene encoding zinc finger protein 462 isoform X2, producing MEVLQCDGCDFRADSYDDLKSHIQEVHTVFLQPADADDSDSLKDEEEEDEEDDDSDDVKQAEEATGAQETGDKDDKNCTLPEAGMSPNSANSSSNPSPKQSADTHLLFYQCKFCIRYFRSKSFLRNHTKKVHNVVEEDVVAQISSQTDNSKVYLCQHCTYKTPRKARMIKHHMMYHRQVPSGLSGVAPESAEADEESCSSSGLTRGTLACEWCDYQTDEKASWTDHVVKEHGDKVNIVSSIPKPQGDACASSPKPPSQSQSPTRSKTPLTEGYEESMGEMLENASAQIAPVTPVSAECSVSSKRPNSGSEIDSNLLNEEDSSSSLEGEDEELGDIDDPNYTGTLSADAKQLLSDEDNKLLETKGIPFRKYQNRFQCPFCSFLTMHRRSISRHIENIHLSGKTTVYKCDECPFICTSPLKLGTHKQSHSSSDGETMDLTSDSPESHNDSVTESINGGGTAKMNGKKSTSVLNDQQNPHRCTLCNYSTTTLKGLRVHQQHKHSYCDDMDPTVSESQLADQLDTDAAASPTCLQKTQTSILGLATKKPLVGGKRARKSINDLPLDLSSVKKRTRIDEIASNLQSKISQSQQELIINLDDEDAGDRNSNAGRNHDGKNAVFAYNILQPHSRDSSHKGGRIGKRKSNPKSKARSLALSPTLSDDSENISGDLTDSREATQENNDYSGDPGMARFYCKHCDYHNKSARSVSTHYQRMHPYIKFSFKYILDPEDQSAVFRCLECYIEYTNYNDLHQHYMDHHPEASNVLNFNQPDLVYMCRFCSYTSPNVRSLMPHYQRMHPTVKINNAMIFSSYVVEQSHKSGESQTLREILNSGPKTFNSASSTQRSSSSPLLKTTSKTPESGTDTNPLKDSMAGSVVVYDCDVCSFSSPNMHSVLVHYQKKHPEQKASYFRIQKSMKVVDQPVANASFNLNTSTTPKKSTAALYGSDEDMFYCKHCVYSNKSVVGVLVHYQKRHPEVKVTAKYIKHGAPTAGLLKLIDELQIAAPKQFLTQFPNNGHDGSNHSSPKPGSGEKCEDELFFCQHCDYGNRTVKGVLIHYQKKHRETKANADLVRRHTAIVRSQRERAQSSGVSSAAVTAPPEPEDAAPLRSLKCRHCPYASPYVYALKKHLKKDHPTAKATALTILLWAYQDGILEAGYHCEWCIYSHTEPQGLLLHYQRRHPEHNVDYAYMASKLWAGPESTQQGGNPETKHYKCRDCAFEACTVYDITSHYQAVHPWEIQGDESVILDIINEKSSVDKIPKERASFDCQSVEDEGVLYIATPPRESNPQPAHPRLSLSNNPYQCTVCLSEYNSLHGLLTHYGKKHPGMKVKAADFAQEADINPSSVYKCRHCPYVNSRIHGVLTHYQKRHPLVKVTAEDFANDIEQISDPNEPEDKNKTQRQGYGAYRCKMCSYTHGTLEKLKIHYEKYHNQSATEIFTPGLTHFSVSQHTEPVAECSASHTSNAGKVQEVTDVDFTLSQLPINKPEKHAVFKCQLCKYFCSTRKGIARHYRIKHNNVRAQPEGKNNVFKCALCSYTNPIRKGLAAHYQKRHDIDAYYTHCLAASKTMTEKPNKVILPPPSEQENSEMSEEVRLAVERRKCSLCPFQAFSRKSIVSHYIKRHPGVFPKKQHASKLSRYFTVIYAKEPEKPEDSPMEVEDQEALKDGPDSEQDGDWLPFKCLKCFRLSFRTGLLLSMHYNDHHRADFKRDFAVSPDPDDDADASESFQCSHCELKFFSLPALATHLLNHNDEFQKRATRHERRRQLLSKHKAAAIPDSKSEKESSANKAPIGFSCNFCVEVHTTIRAICNHLRKHVQYGEVKEGHVKQEISEVALTVPSQRLVNGDLEGDETGNLQRPEDGVKGLASLPAASSAVAIETLEPDLDAIEGRSSTLKQRLATGGHPCAQCDRIFMSMQGLRSHERSHSAMAMIIREDKYSCQYCQFVSPFRHNLDRHMQSHHGHHKPFKCKLCPFKSAYVSRLKSHLHKAHTGEQHTYKCLSCPFSSMTISQLKEHSLRDHGEALTLPKLRAATQAAHSALRTPTRPTANAEHSPLTPEDTSFWEPADVREQLSNYQISSRSHTSPSDHRPDSILTCEFCEFSSGYMQSLRRHYRDRHGGKKLFKCKDCTFFTCYKNTFTLHVEAGHNNNSNNNVPEDVRKELRCPLCLYHTKYKSSMIDHVVLHGEERVGPLEVNRSKLSRHLQGVVFRCHKCTFTCSSDHALQLHLHKHDLKPYRCQLCYYDSRRRSQLEEHLRLEHKVIRNFELMGRVNLDQLEMMEEQENSSSDEEQEQREEPEIGEEQREEEEQAQGDGMEMAVDESVTAAADEVERMEAEENPGEEEGGVKADEREGSIKEEEENEEEFKEVEGEGAARQVLASPTSSSSSSSSGEKRLPCEFCGRCFTNNVDWERHVLRHGMTVNNNSQPDTSTNLNLEASASSSLSSTSVDTGPELSTNRDEEQNTLTLSPGQHADDAELLDAKKDQQSG
- the znf462 gene encoding zinc finger protein 462 isoform X1 → MEVLQCDGCDFRADSYDDLKSHIQEVHTVFLQPADADDSDSLKDEEEEDEEDDDSDDVKQAEEATGAQETGDKDDKNCTLPEAGMSPNSANSSSNPSPKQSADTHLLFYQCKFCIRYFRSKSFLRNHTKKVHNVVEEDVVAQISSQTDNSKVYLCQHCTYKTPRKARMIKHHMMYHRQVPSGLSGVAPESAEADEESCSSSGLTRGTLACEWCDYQTDEKASWTDHVVKEHGDKVNIVSSIPKPQGDACASSPKPPSQSQSPTRSKTPLTEGYEESMGEMLENASAQIAPVTPVSAECSVSSKRPNSGSEIDSNLLNEEDSSSSLEGEDEELGDIDDPNYTGTLSADAKQLLSDEDNKLLETKGIPFRKYQNRFQCPFCSFLTMHRRSISRHIENIHLSGKTTVYKCDECPFICTSPLKLGTHKQSHSSSDGETMDLTSDSPESHNDSVTESINGGGTAKMNGKKSTSVLNDQQNPHRCTLCNYSTTTLKGLRVHQQHKHSYCDDMDPTVSESQLADQLDTDAAASPTCLQKTQTSILGLATKKPLVGGKRARKSINDLPLDLSSVKKRTRIDEIASNLQSKISQSQQELIINLDDEDAGDRNSNAGRNHDGKNAVFAYNILQPHSRDSSHKGGRIGKRKSNPKSKARSLALSPTLSDDSENISGDLTDSREATQENNDYSGDPGMARFYCKHCDYHNKSARSVSTHYQRMHPYIKFSFKYILDPEDQSAVFRCLECYIEYTNYNDLHQHYMDHHPEASNVLNFNQPDLVYMCRFCSYTSPNVRSLMPHYQRMHPTVKINNAMIFSSYVVEQSHKSGESQTLREILNSGPKTFNSASSTQRSSSSPLLKTTSKTPESGTDTNPLKDSMAGSVVVYDCDVCSFSSPNMHSVLVHYQKKHPEQKASYFRIQKSMKVVDQPVANASFNLNTSTTPKKSTAALYGSDEDMFYCKHCVYSNKSVVGVLVHYQKRHPEVKVTAKYIKHGAPTAGLLKLIDELQIAAPKQFLTQFPNNGHDGSNHSSPKPGSGEKCEDELFFCQHCDYGNRTVKGVLIHYQKKHRETKANADLVRRHTAIVRSQRERAQSSGVSSAAVTAPPEPEDAAPLRSLKCRHCPYASPYVYALKKHLKKDHPTAKATALTILLWAYQDGILEAGYHCEWCIYSHTEPQGLLLHYQRRHPEHNVDYAYMASKLWAGPESTQQGGNPETKHYKCRDCAFEACTVYDITSHYQAVHPWEIQGDESVILDIINEKSSVDKIPKERASFDCQSVEDEGVLYIATPPRESNPQPAHPRLSLSNNPYQCTVCLSEYNSLHGLLTHYGKKHPGMKVKAADFAQEADINPSSVYKCRHCPYVNSRIHGVLTHYQKRHPLVKVTAEDFANDIEQISDPNEPEDKNKTQRQGYGAYRCKMCSYTHGTLEKLKIHYEKYHNQSATEIFTPGLTHFSVSQHTEPVAECSASHTSNAGKVQEVTDVDFTLSQLPINKPEKHAVFKCQLCKYFCSTRKGIARHYRIKHNNVRAQPEGKNNVFKCALCSYTNPIRKGLAAHYQKRHDIDAYYTHCLAASKTMTEKPNKVILPPPSEQENSEMSEEVRLAVERRKCSLCPFQAFSRKSIVSHYIKRHPGVFPKKQHASKLSRYFTVIYAKEPEKPEDSPMEVEDQEALKDGPDSEQDGDWLPFKCLKCFRLSFRTGLLLSMHYNDHHRADFKRDFAVSPDPDDDADASESFQCSHCELKFFSLPALATHLLNHNDEFQKRATRHERRRQLLSKHKAAAIPDSKSEKESSANKAPIGFSCNFCVEVHTTIRAICNHLRKHVQYGEVKEGHVKQEISEVALTVPSQRLVNGDLEGDETGNLQRPEDGVKGLASLPAASSAVAIETLEPDLDAIEGRSSTLKQRLATGGHPCAQCDRIFMSMQGLRSHERSHSAMAMIIREDKYSCQYCQFVSPFRHNLDRHMQSHHGHHKPFKCKLCPFKSAYVSRLKSHLHKAHTGEQHTYKCLSCPFSSMTISQLKEHSLRDHGEALTLPKLRAATQAAHSALRTPTRPTANAEHSPLTPEDTSFWEPADVREQLSNYQISSRSHTSPSDHRPDSILTCEFCEFSSGYMQSLRRHYRDRHGGKKLFKCKDCTFFTCYKNTFTLHVEAGHNNNSNNNVPEDVRKELRCPLCLYHTKYKSSMIDHVVLHGEERVGPLEVNRSKLSRHLQGVVFRCHKCTFTCSSDHALQLHLHKHDLKPYRCQLCYYDSRRRSQLEEHLRLEHKVIRNFELMGRVNLDQLEMMEEQENSSSDEEQEQREEPEIGEEQREEEEQAQGDGMEMAVDESVTAAADEVERMEAEENPGEEEGGVKADEREGSIKEEEENEEEFKEVEGEGAARQEVLASPTSSSSSSSSGEKRLPCEFCGRCFTNNVDWERHVLRHGMTVNNNSQPDTSTNLNLEASASSSLSSTSVDTGPELSTNRDEEQNTLTLSPGQHADDAELLDAKKDQQSG
- the znf462 gene encoding zinc finger protein 462 isoform X3, yielding MEVLQCDGCDFRADSYDDLKSHIQEVHTVFLQPADADDSDSLKDEEEEDEEDDDSDDVKQAEEATGAQETGDKDDKNCTLPEAGMSPNSANSSSNPSPKQSADTHLLFYQCKFCIRYFRSKSFLRNHTKKVHNVVEEDVVAQISSQTDNSKVYLCQHCTYKTPRKARMIKHHMMYHRQVPSGLSGVAPESAEADEESCSSSGLTRGTLACEWCDYQTDEKASWTDHVVKEHGDKVNIVSSIPKPQGDACASSPKPPSQSQSPTRSKTPLTEGYEESMGEMLENASAQIAPVTPVSAECSVSSKRPNSGSEIDSNLLNEEDSSSSLEGEDEELGDIDDPNYTGTLSADAKQLLSDEDNKLLETKGIPFRKYQNRFQCPFCSFLTMHRRSISRHIENIHLSGKTTVYKCDECPFICTSPLKLGTHKQSHSSSDGETMDLTSDSPESHNDSVTESINGGGTAKMNGKKSTSVLNDQQNPHRCTLCNYSTTTLKGLRVHQQHKHSYCDDMDPTVSESQLADQLDTDAAASPTCLQKTQTSILGLATKKPLVGGKRARKSINDLPLDLSSVKKRTRIDEIASNLQSKISQSQQELIINLDDEDAGDRNSNAGRNHDGKNAVFAYNILQPHSRDSSHKGGRIGKRKSNPKSKARSLALSPTLSDDSENISGDLTDSREATQENNDYSGDPGMARFYCKHCDYHNKSARSVSTHYQRMHPYIKFSFKYILDPEDQSAVFRCLECYIEYTNYNDLHQHYMDHHPEASNVLNFNQPDLVYMCRFCSYTSPNVRSLMPHYQRMHPTVKINNAMIFSSYVVEQSHKSGESQTLREILNSGPKTFNSASSTQRSSSSPLLKTTSKTPESGTDTNPLKDSMAGSVVVYDCDVCSFSSPNMHSVLVHYQKKHPEQKASYFRIQKSMKVVDQPVANASFNLNTSTTPKKSTAALYGSDEDMFYCKHCVYSNKSVVGVLVHYQKRHPEVKVTAKYIKHGAPTAGLLKLIDELQIAAPKQFLTQFPNNGHDGSNHSSPKPGSGEKCEDELFFCQHCDYGNRTVKGVLIHYQKKHRETKANADLVRRHTAIVRSQRERAQSSGVSSAAVTAPPEPEDAAPLRSLKCRHCPYASPYVYALKKHLKKDHPTAKATALTILLWAYQDGILEAGYHCEWCIYSHTEPQGLLLHYQRRHPEHNVDYAYMASKLWAGPESTQQGGNPETKHYKCRDCAFEACTVYDITSHYQAVHPWEIQGDESVILDIINEKSSVDKIPKERASFDCQSVEDEGVLYIATPPRESNPQPAHPRLSLSNNPYQCTVCLSEYNSLHGLLTHYGKKHPGMKVKAADFAQEADINPSSVYKCRHCPYVNSRIHGVLTHYQKRHPLVKVTAEDFANDIEQISDPNEPEDKNKTQRQGYGAYRCKMCSYTHGTLEKLKIHYEKYHNQSATEIFTPGLTHFSVSQHTEPVAECSASHTSNAGKVQEVTDVDFTLSQLPINKPEKHAVFKCQLCKYFCSTRKGIARHYRIKHNNVRAQPEGKNNVFKCALCSYTNPIRKGLAAHYQKRHDIDAYYTHCLAASKTMTEKPNKVILPPPSEQENSEMSEEVRLAVERRKCSLCPFQAFSRKSIVSHYIKRHPGVFPKKQHASKLSRYFTVIYAKEPEKPEDSPMEVEDQEALKDGPDSEQDGDWLPFKCLKCFRLSFRTGLLLSMHYNDHHRADFKRDFAVSPDPDDDADASESFQCSHCELKFFSLPALATHLLNHNDEFQKRATRHERRRQLLSKHKAAAIPDSKSEKESSANKAPIGFSCNFCVEVHTTIRAICNHLRKHVQYGEVKEGHVKEISEVALTVPSQRLVNGDLEGDETGNLQRPEDGVKGLASLPAASSAVAIETLEPDLDAIEGRSSTLKQRLATGGHPCAQCDRIFMSMQGLRSHERSHSAMAMIIREDKYSCQYCQFVSPFRHNLDRHMQSHHGHHKPFKCKLCPFKSAYVSRLKSHLHKAHTGEQHTYKCLSCPFSSMTISQLKEHSLRDHGEALTLPKLRAATQAAHSALRTPTRPTANAEHSPLTPEDTSFWEPADVREQLSNYQISSRSHTSPSDHRPDSILTCEFCEFSSGYMQSLRRHYRDRHGGKKLFKCKDCTFFTCYKNTFTLHVEAGHNNNSNNNVPEDVRKELRCPLCLYHTKYKSSMIDHVVLHGEERVGPLEVNRSKLSRHLQGVVFRCHKCTFTCSSDHALQLHLHKHDLKPYRCQLCYYDSRRRSQLEEHLRLEHKVIRNFELMGRVNLDQLEMMEEQENSSSDEEQEQREEPEIGEEQREEEEQAQGDGMEMAVDESVTAAADEVERMEAEENPGEEEGGVKADEREGSIKEEEENEEEFKEVEGEGAARQEVLASPTSSSSSSSSGEKRLPCEFCGRCFTNNVDWERHVLRHGMTVNNNSQPDTSTNLNLEASASSSLSSTSVDTGPELSTNRDEEQNTLTLSPGQHADDAELLDAKKDQQSG